One Felis catus isolate Fca126 chromosome D2, F.catus_Fca126_mat1.0, whole genome shotgun sequence DNA window includes the following coding sequences:
- the LOC123380847 gene encoding basic salivary proline-rich protein 3-like has product MVSLQPGSRLLPRRGRGRGWKEPLRGGESSSGPSPRPHRARPRRASSPSPRHARPAAQPASPRQCQLGQLVTPGRRAAPSRPPGSPGAGGLPLHSTPRPSGKRRRQKLPRAAPGGEAARVPVHRPYLALGRPRSGRAARGAWCASARAWGDGF; this is encoded by the exons ATGGTCTCCCTCCAGCCCGGGAGCCGGCTGCTCCCGAGGCGGGGCCGCGGCCGGGGCTGGAAGGAGCCCCTCCGGGGAGGAGAAAGTTCCTCGGGGCCCTCCCCTCGCCCGCACCGCGCCCGGCCCCGCCGCGCCTCCAGCCCCTCTCCGCGCCACGCCCGCCCCGCCGCGCAGCCCGCCAGCCCGCGCCAATGTCAGCTTGGGCAACTTGTGACCCCCGGGCGCCGGGCGGCCCCCTCCCGCCCGCCGGGCTCGCCCGGCGCCGGGGGCCTCCCCCTCCACTCCACCCCCCGGCCCAGCGGAAAGCGGCGACGCCAGAAACTTCCCCGGGCCGCGCCGGGCGGGGAAGCCGCCCGGGTCCCCGTGCATCGCCCTTACCTTGCTCTCGGGAGGCCACGATCCGGGCGGGCCGCGCGGGGCGCGTGGTGCGCGAGCGCGCGCGCGTGGGGCG ATGGATTTTGA